The following coding sequences lie in one Anticarsia gemmatalis isolate Benzon Research Colony breed Stoneville strain chromosome 16, ilAntGemm2 primary, whole genome shotgun sequence genomic window:
- the Thor gene encoding eukaryotic translation initiation factor 4E binding protein thor, with protein sequence MSASPIARQATHSQAIPSRRVLITDPSQMPDVYSSTPGGTVYSTTPGGTRIVYERSFMMSLRQSPISQTPPKCALPAALLKNPNSVPNVIQPSPAQKARSNSISFDETQETFSMDL encoded by the exons ATGTCCGCTTCACCGATTGCAAGGCAAGCTACCCACAGCCAGGCCATCCCTTCAAGAAGGGTGCTCATCACAGACCCCTCCCAGATGCCTGATGTATACTCCAGCACACCTGGAGGCACTGTGTATTCCACCACACCAGGAG GCACGAGGATCGTATACGAGAGGTCGTTCATGATGTCTTTAAGACAGTCGCCGATCTCGCAAACCCCACCGAAGTGCGCGCTGCCGGCCGCACTGCTAAAGAACCCAAATTCCGTCCCGAATGTCATACAGCCGTCCCCTGCGCAAAAGGCGCGCTCCAACTCCATCTCATTCGATGAGACGCAGGAAACATTCAGTATGGATCTCTAA